Proteins co-encoded in one Dyadobacter sp. CECT 9275 genomic window:
- a CDS encoding MerR family transcriptional regulator: protein MSTYSIRDLERLSNLKAHTIRIWEQRYGLLQPERTESNIRFYNDDHLKKLLNVCVLLDRGMKISHISRLSNEEIRNEIEKAIQESYTDDRYLNPVISQALIAIATYNEKVINGLIDQTIRHLGMRDTYMKLIYPMLVRTGLMWTKDDLLPSQEHFLSNIVRRKLFSAIDQLPIPENPAQTWVLFLNEDEDHEIGLLFAYYMIRQQGHRAVYLGARVPYHDLSNVINNCLPTHICTFIVRQRPQEETERFIQNLINDFGQVRLCVSGKTDGIQETDLQHKVTVLRHIDNLLDLLNTSN from the coding sequence ATGTCAACCTACTCGATTCGGGATCTGGAAAGGCTCAGCAACCTCAAAGCGCATACCATCAGGATATGGGAGCAGCGCTATGGCCTGTTGCAGCCAGAGAGGACAGAGTCGAATATCCGGTTTTATAACGACGATCATTTAAAGAAGCTGCTCAACGTGTGCGTACTACTGGATCGCGGGATGAAGATATCACACATCAGCAGGCTCAGTAATGAGGAGATCAGAAATGAAATAGAAAAAGCCATACAGGAATCTTACACGGACGACAGATACCTGAACCCCGTTATCAGCCAAGCACTTATCGCCATTGCCACCTATAACGAAAAGGTAATCAATGGGTTAATCGACCAAACGATCAGGCATTTGGGCATGAGAGATACCTACATGAAGCTCATTTATCCGATGCTGGTACGCACGGGGCTGATGTGGACGAAGGACGACCTGCTGCCTTCGCAAGAACACTTTTTGTCCAATATTGTACGCAGGAAACTCTTTAGTGCCATTGACCAGCTGCCTATTCCGGAAAATCCGGCGCAGACATGGGTGTTGTTCCTCAACGAAGACGAAGACCACGAGATCGGCCTTTTGTTTGCTTACTATATGATCCGGCAACAGGGCCACCGAGCCGTTTATCTTGGCGCCAGAGTGCCCTATCACGATTTATCAAATGTGATCAACAATTGCCTTCCCACACATATTTGTACATTTATTGTCAGGCAACGGCCACAGGAAGAAACAGAGCGGTTTATCCAGAATCTTATCAACGACTTTGGTCAGGTCCGATTGTGTGTCTCAGGAAAAACGGACGGTATTCAAGAAACAGATTTGCAACATAAGGTAACGGTACTCAGGCATATTGATAATCTTCTGGACTTGTTAAACACTTCAAACTAA
- a CDS encoding phytoene desaturase family protein, producing MTIKRSVAVIGSGFAGMAAAAVLAKNDIRVTVLEKNETTGGRARVLREAGFTFDMGPSWFWMPDVYEKFYNIFGHTTSDFYELKKLDPGFAVIFGGNEVWDIPADFEEICNLFEDTEKGAGAQLQKFIDDGALKYQIGMGEMVYKPSHSILEFMSLKLARDAFKLQVFSSFKDHVRQHFRDPRLLALMEFPVLFLGAMPKDTPAMYSLMNYAGLKQGTYYPMGGFGKVAESFLKIARSNGVNIKTSHAVEALTVSDHTIVSVRGKDMLLPTDGVIGTADYHHIESQLLPEVFRSYPESYWEKRIMAPSCLIFYLGVHKKIDRLRHHNLFFDESFEAHAEHIYKDKMWPLKPLFYVSCPSKTDESVAPDGMENIFILMPIATGLTDNDAIREEYYDKLMERLEKFAGEDIRSHVIYKKSYCVSDFVHDYNAYQGNAYGLANTLMQTAIFKPKIKSQKINNLFYAGQLTVPGPGVPPSVISGQIAAHEMLKTLKK from the coding sequence ATGACAATCAAACGATCAGTGGCGGTTATTGGGTCAGGCTTTGCCGGCATGGCAGCCGCCGCGGTGCTGGCTAAAAATGATATTCGTGTAACGGTTCTGGAAAAAAACGAAACCACCGGCGGCCGGGCCCGTGTCCTGAGAGAAGCGGGATTCACTTTTGATATGGGCCCCAGCTGGTTCTGGATGCCTGATGTGTATGAAAAATTTTATAACATTTTTGGCCATACGACGTCGGATTTCTATGAATTGAAAAAGCTGGATCCGGGCTTTGCCGTCATTTTTGGCGGCAATGAAGTATGGGATATCCCAGCGGACTTCGAAGAAATATGCAACCTTTTTGAAGATACAGAAAAAGGAGCAGGCGCGCAACTGCAAAAGTTTATCGACGATGGTGCGTTAAAGTACCAAATCGGCATGGGCGAAATGGTGTATAAGCCCAGCCATTCGATCCTGGAATTCATGAGCCTGAAGCTGGCCAGAGATGCTTTCAAGCTACAGGTATTCTCGTCCTTTAAAGATCATGTGCGGCAGCACTTCCGAGACCCGCGCCTGCTGGCACTGATGGAGTTTCCCGTGCTGTTCCTGGGAGCCATGCCCAAGGATACACCGGCTATGTACAGCCTTATGAATTATGCGGGGCTCAAGCAGGGGACCTACTACCCCATGGGCGGCTTTGGAAAGGTAGCGGAATCCTTTCTGAAAATTGCCCGGAGCAATGGCGTAAACATCAAAACATCACATGCGGTTGAAGCGCTCACGGTTTCAGATCATACCATCGTCAGTGTAAGAGGAAAGGATATGCTGCTGCCTACCGACGGGGTGATTGGAACGGCCGATTACCATCATATTGAAAGCCAGCTGCTGCCTGAGGTATTCCGTTCCTACCCGGAATCTTACTGGGAAAAGCGGATCATGGCTCCTTCCTGCCTGATATTTTACCTGGGTGTTCATAAAAAAATCGATCGGCTGCGGCACCATAACCTATTCTTCGACGAAAGTTTCGAAGCACATGCCGAGCATATCTATAAAGATAAAATGTGGCCGTTAAAGCCTCTTTTCTATGTAAGTTGTCCTTCAAAAACCGACGAATCGGTTGCTCCAGACGGAATGGAAAATATATTTATCCTGATGCCCATCGCAACAGGGCTCACGGATAACGATGCAATACGCGAAGAATACTATGACAAACTGATGGAACGCCTCGAAAAATTTGCAGGTGAAGATATCCGCTCCCATGTCATTTATAAAAAAAGCTATTGCGTTTCCGACTTTGTGCACGACTACAACGCCTACCAGGGAAATGCTTATGGCCTGGCCAACACACTGATGCAGACGGCGATTTTTAAACCAAAAATCAAAAGTCAGAAAATAAACAACCTCTTTTATGCAGGCCAGCTTACCGTACCTGGCCCTGGTGTACCTCCATCTGTGATCTCCGGACAGATTGCAGCCCATGAAATGCTGAAAACCCTAAAGAAATGA
- a CDS encoding phytoene/squalene synthase family protein — protein sequence MKIIFDNLSATCSKVTTQLYSTSFSLGIYFLKREFHEPIYGIYGFVRLADEIVDSFHGFDKEFLIQKMRNDTVEAITQKISINPILNSFQAVVHRYHIGWDLIDTFLLSMEMDLRKTEHNSDSYNQYILGSAEVVGLMCLRVFTEGNNDLYQELKPYAMKLGAAFQKVNFLRDLKADYQELGRTYFPGVNFNHFSAHDKEEIQKEIESDFSNALMGIKKLPTSSRRGVYLAYFYYHKLFLRIKATPPEKVMDARIRIPDSNKIGLMLQSLLRHQFDLL from the coding sequence ATGAAAATCATTTTTGACAATTTATCCGCAACATGCAGCAAGGTAACCACCCAGCTTTACAGTACTTCCTTCTCGCTCGGTATTTATTTCCTAAAAAGAGAATTCCATGAACCGATTTACGGAATTTATGGATTTGTAAGGCTTGCCGACGAAATTGTGGATAGCTTCCATGGTTTCGATAAAGAATTCCTGATCCAAAAAATGCGGAACGATACCGTGGAAGCCATTACCCAGAAAATCAGTATCAACCCTATCCTCAACAGTTTCCAGGCAGTGGTTCACCGATATCACATCGGCTGGGATCTGATCGATACCTTTTTGCTGAGCATGGAAATGGACCTCCGGAAAACCGAGCACAACAGTGATTCCTACAATCAGTACATCCTGGGCTCTGCAGAGGTAGTGGGGCTGATGTGTCTGAGGGTATTTACCGAAGGCAATAATGATCTGTACCAGGAACTGAAACCCTATGCCATGAAACTGGGGGCGGCGTTTCAAAAGGTAAATTTCCTGCGCGACCTGAAAGCCGATTACCAGGAACTGGGCAGAACCTATTTTCCCGGTGTAAATTTCAATCACTTTTCGGCGCACGACAAGGAGGAGATACAAAAAGAAATAGAGTCGGATTTCAGCAATGCGCTGATGGGTATCAAAAAATTACCTACCAGCTCCCGGCGAGGGGTATACCTGGCTTACTTTTATTACCACAAGTTATTTCTGAGAATCAAGGCCACTCCACCGGAAAAGGTAATGGATGCCAGGATCAGAATTCCTGACAGCAATAAAATAGGCCTGATGTTACAATCACTTTTACGTCACCAGTTTGATCTTTTATGA
- the idi gene encoding isopentenyl-diphosphate Delta-isomerase, which produces MNVQVVLVDENDTPVGLMPKMEAHEKGALHRAISVFIFNTEGDLLLQQRRYDKYHSGGLWTNTCCSHPLPEEDTTRAANRRLLEEMGIEAELHFLFSFQYHAALENGLTEHELDHVFWGITDQKPDINISEVESYKYISRTELLADLTARSETYTEWFKICIQDVLEKIESQTKSL; this is translated from the coding sequence ATGAATGTACAGGTAGTTTTGGTTGATGAAAATGATACGCCTGTGGGCCTGATGCCCAAGATGGAAGCACATGAAAAGGGAGCTCTGCACCGGGCTATTTCGGTATTCATTTTTAATACCGAAGGTGACCTCCTGCTGCAGCAACGCCGTTACGACAAGTACCATTCCGGCGGATTGTGGACAAACACTTGCTGCAGCCATCCGCTGCCGGAAGAAGATACCACTCGCGCAGCCAACCGCAGGCTCCTGGAAGAAATGGGAATAGAGGCTGAACTCCACTTTTTGTTTTCCTTCCAATACCATGCTGCCCTGGAAAACGGACTCACCGAGCACGAGCTGGATCATGTCTTCTGGGGAATTACCGATCAAAAACCTGACATTAATATCAGCGAAGTTGAAAGTTACAAATACATATCCCGAACCGAGTTGCTGGCAGACCTCACTGCAAGATCCGAAACCTATACCGAATGGTTTAAAATCTGTATCCAGGATGTACTTGAAAAAATTGAATCCCAAACCAAAAGTTTATGA
- a CDS encoding sterol desaturase family protein, with protein MNSSLVSFLIVLLSFMGMECVAWIAHKYLMHGMLWFLHSDHHKRDDQGFFEKNDFFFLIFAIPGIICLFVGLRNHFNALFWVGLGITMYGFAYFLVHDVFIHQRFKILRNSDSTYLKAIRRAHKMHHKHTGKHDGECFGMLWVPLKYFREVRKTSVK; from the coding sequence ATGAATTCCTCGTTGGTTAGCTTTCTGATTGTGCTATTGTCTTTTATGGGCATGGAATGCGTTGCCTGGATTGCCCATAAATACCTGATGCACGGAATGTTATGGTTTTTACACAGTGATCACCATAAACGCGACGACCAGGGATTTTTTGAAAAGAACGATTTTTTCTTTCTCATTTTTGCAATACCTGGCATCATTTGCCTGTTTGTCGGTCTGCGTAATCATTTCAATGCACTGTTTTGGGTGGGCCTGGGCATTACAATGTATGGCTTTGCCTATTTTTTGGTTCACGATGTATTTATTCATCAGCGTTTCAAAATACTCAGAAATTCAGACTCCACTTATCTGAAAGCCATTCGCCGCGCGCATAAAATGCATCACAAACACACCGGCAAACACGACGGGGAATGTTTTGGTATGCTGTGGGTACCCTTGAAGTATTTCCGGGAAGTAAGAAAGACGTCTGTCAAATGA
- a CDS encoding lycopene cyclase domain-containing protein, translated as MNYLYLLVDLGALSVPLLFSFHPKIQLYKQYPSLWSAIILTTIPFIIWDSHFTHIKVWGFNPDYLLGIYFWGLPIEEILFFICIPYACLFTYYCFRLYLSNTFSLKYEKLITLIFLTLTLAGGFLFYDRLYTFYTSVFLGITLVLSLIFRLKWLSKFYYVHMFLLLPFFIVNGILTGTGLEKPIVWYNDNENMALRIVTIPMEDIFYGMLMLLINTCLFEYFMAFRRKTL; from the coding sequence ATGAATTATCTGTACCTGCTCGTGGACCTTGGGGCGCTATCCGTCCCTTTGCTGTTTTCCTTTCATCCTAAAATACAGCTCTATAAACAATATCCTTCCTTATGGAGCGCCATTATCCTGACCACCATTCCATTTATTATCTGGGATAGCCATTTTACGCATATCAAGGTATGGGGTTTTAATCCGGATTATCTTCTGGGGATTTATTTTTGGGGATTGCCAATCGAAGAAATACTGTTTTTCATCTGTATTCCCTATGCCTGTCTTTTCACGTATTACTGCTTCCGGCTGTACCTTTCCAACACATTTTCCCTTAAATATGAAAAATTAATTACGCTGATATTCCTGACGCTCACACTTGCAGGAGGCTTCCTTTTTTACGATCGGCTTTATACTTTTTATACTTCCGTTTTCTTAGGTATTACCCTGGTACTGAGTTTAATTTTCAGGCTAAAATGGCTCAGTAAATTTTATTATGTGCACATGTTTCTGCTGCTCCCCTTTTTTATTGTAAACGGAATACTGACCGGAACCGGTCTTGAAAAACCTATTGTATGGTATAACGACAATGAAAATATGGCACTTCGGATTGTAACCATTCCAATGGAAGATATTTTTTATGGCATGCTCATGCTTCTTATAAATACCTGCCTATTCGAATACTTTATGGCGTTCAGACGAAAAACTTTATGA
- a CDS encoding NAD(P)/FAD-dependent oxidoreductase: METEIKKYDCAIIGGGLGGLCLAIQLADAGVSVVLFEKKRFPFHKVCGEYISMESWGFIEKLGVPLRDMSLPRITELGISSEKGFMLNRQLEPGGFGISRYTLDQKLYEKAISKGVNVVEGAKVNGIEHQDGIWEIETSSGKFRADITCGSYGKYTPSFVQQLPGYEDVQKAGKPNYIGVKYHVRTDLNVNRIELHNFRDGYCGISRVDGGRYCMCYLTSSKNLHDFDMSIKTMEEQVLYKNPFLKRYFTGSDFLFSQPLVVSNVEFHKKQTEVNGMFLLGDAAGSITPLCGNGMSMAMRSSQLLGAELIGYFRNKTSRDDIADRYQVAWNRHFGTRIRAGYYLQYLFGKRTLTDISLRLLNQLPQVTDRFIALTHGDNF, from the coding sequence ATGGAAACAGAAATTAAAAAATACGATTGTGCCATTATAGGTGGCGGATTGGGCGGGCTCTGTCTGGCGATTCAGCTCGCTGATGCGGGTGTTTCTGTTGTTTTATTCGAAAAAAAGAGATTTCCTTTTCATAAAGTCTGCGGTGAATATATTTCCATGGAAAGCTGGGGTTTTATTGAAAAGCTGGGAGTACCGTTGCGTGATATGTCTCTTCCCCGCATCACGGAGTTAGGGATAAGTTCTGAAAAAGGTTTCATGTTGAACCGGCAGCTGGAACCCGGTGGTTTTGGAATCAGCAGGTATACTTTGGATCAAAAATTATATGAAAAGGCCATTTCAAAAGGGGTAAATGTTGTAGAGGGAGCCAAGGTAAATGGCATTGAGCATCAGGACGGTATCTGGGAAATAGAAACATCCTCGGGGAAGTTCAGGGCAGACATTACCTGTGGTAGTTACGGTAAATATACTCCCTCGTTTGTACAGCAGCTTCCTGGTTATGAGGACGTGCAAAAGGCTGGTAAGCCGAATTACATAGGCGTAAAATACCATGTCCGGACGGATCTGAATGTGAACCGCATAGAGCTGCATAATTTCAGGGACGGTTATTGCGGAATTTCCAGAGTGGATGGCGGCAGGTATTGTATGTGTTATCTGACTTCGTCAAAAAATCTTCATGATTTCGATATGAGTATCAAAACCATGGAAGAACAGGTTTTATATAAAAATCCGTTTCTCAAAAGATATTTTACCGGATCGGATTTCCTTTTCAGCCAGCCGCTTGTGGTGAGTAATGTGGAGTTTCATAAAAAACAAACGGAAGTGAATGGTATGTTCCTGCTCGGTGACGCAGCGGGCTCTATTACGCCGTTATGTGGCAATGGGATGAGCATGGCTATGCGGAGTTCCCAATTATTAGGCGCAGAGCTGATAGGATATTTTCGAAACAAGACTTCCAGGGACGATATTGCAGATCGGTATCAGGTTGCGTGGAACCGTCATTTTGGAACCAGGATTAGAGCGGGGTATTATCTGCAGTACCTCTTTGGTAAAAGAACCCTGACGGATATTTCCCTGCGCCTTTTAAATCAATTACCTCAGGTTACGGACAGGTTCATTGCCCTTACACACGGTGACAATTTCTGA
- a CDS encoding methyltransferase domain-containing protein, protein MFKKRSQKKELLDAEDIPPQDLFVNLKELDFINKWLGGYGVSFSALKKVLSRSEHLSLVDIGSGGGDTLKRINTWAQKGGFDLALAGVDIKPVCTAYAKQHAADPEINFFCDDYRNMDRYVRTIDIIHASLFCHHFSDEDLTELVRFALAKRCVLIINDLERHPLAYYSIKFLTALFSNSYLVKNDAPLSVLRGFKKKEWKAIVEAAGAMHFTIRNKWAFRHEVIVYGNRN, encoded by the coding sequence ATGTTTAAAAAAAGGAGTCAGAAGAAGGAGCTCCTTGACGCGGAGGATATTCCACCTCAAGACCTCTTCGTTAACCTGAAAGAGCTTGATTTTATTAACAAATGGCTGGGTGGGTATGGAGTTTCTTTCTCGGCTCTAAAAAAGGTACTGAGCCGCTCAGAACATTTGTCGCTTGTTGATATTGGCAGCGGGGGAGGAGATACCCTTAAAAGGATAAACACCTGGGCGCAAAAGGGAGGTTTTGATCTGGCACTGGCGGGCGTTGATATAAAACCGGTGTGTACAGCCTATGCAAAACAGCACGCAGCTGACCCTGAAATAAACTTTTTCTGTGATGATTACCGGAATATGGACCGGTATGTCAGGACAATAGATATCATTCATGCTTCTCTTTTCTGTCATCATTTCTCGGATGAGGATCTTACGGAGCTAGTCAGATTTGCACTTGCAAAGCGTTGTGTGCTGATCATCAATGATCTGGAGAGGCATCCTTTGGCCTATTATTCTATCAAATTTCTCACTGCGCTTTTTTCGAATTCTTACCTCGTGAAAAATGACGCACCGCTTTCTGTGCTGCGTGGATTTAAGAAAAAGGAGTGGAAGGCAATTGTTGAAGCTGCGGGTGCGATGCATTTTACGATCCGTAACAAATGGGCTTTCCGGCATGAAGTGATCGTTTATGGAAACAGAAATTAA
- a CDS encoding type III polyketide synthase has product MSYLSAIATAVPENCFSQETLTDFYIRSTNDLMSKRKIKIVSGKTGIQTRYSVLSDFDKAYEDYTFFSKSADLLPEPTLSDRMKIYAQQATELSLKAVNGLEGIHDFKEQITHLITVTCTGLFAPGLDIELMRALSLSPTVQRSSVNFMGCNAAILALKNADVICRTFPAAKVLIVCTELCTIHFQKQYNDDYLLSNLLFADGAAAVIVSGKPDGMYQHAVQMEEFNSMVLHSGYDDMAWRLSETGFIMNLSSYVPGLIRENIRAMLLGAGLNIDQIKHWAVHPGGKRIIDDFALALNLDKCAMSDTYKILKNYGNMSSPTVLFVLKEILEKAKSEHRNEQILAAAFGPGLTIETLKMRYV; this is encoded by the coding sequence TTGAGTTACCTATCAGCAATTGCAACGGCGGTGCCCGAAAACTGTTTTTCGCAGGAAACCCTTACCGATTTTTACATCAGGTCAACCAATGACCTGATGAGTAAAAGAAAAATAAAGATAGTATCAGGAAAAACCGGAATTCAGACCCGTTATTCCGTTCTCTCCGATTTTGATAAGGCGTACGAGGATTATACCTTTTTTAGCAAATCCGCTGATCTTTTGCCGGAACCTACGCTGTCCGACAGAATGAAAATATACGCGCAGCAGGCCACGGAGTTATCCTTGAAAGCTGTAAACGGCCTGGAGGGAATCCATGATTTCAAGGAGCAGATCACCCATCTGATCACCGTCACCTGCACCGGATTATTTGCTCCCGGGCTGGACATTGAGCTGATGAGAGCGCTCAGTTTGTCCCCGACCGTTCAGCGGAGTTCAGTGAATTTTATGGGGTGTAATGCGGCGATACTGGCTCTTAAAAATGCAGACGTTATTTGCCGGACTTTCCCTGCTGCAAAGGTGCTGATCGTATGTACGGAGCTATGTACCATCCATTTCCAGAAGCAGTATAACGACGATTACCTTTTATCGAACCTGCTTTTTGCCGACGGAGCTGCTGCGGTCATCGTTTCAGGTAAACCGGACGGGATGTATCAGCATGCCGTGCAGATGGAAGAATTTAATTCCATGGTACTGCACAGCGGATATGATGATATGGCCTGGCGGCTTTCGGAGACGGGTTTTATCATGAACCTTTCTTCCTATGTACCCGGCCTGATCAGGGAAAATATCCGCGCAATGCTACTGGGCGCCGGGTTGAATATTGACCAAATAAAACACTGGGCGGTACATCCGGGCGGTAAGCGGATTATTGATGATTTCGCGCTGGCGCTGAATCTGGATAAATGTGCGATGTCGGATACCTATAAAATCCTTAAAAACTATGGCAATATGTCTTCGCCAACCGTTCTTTTTGTCTTGAAAGAGATCCTGGAAAAAGCAAAATCCGAACACCGGAATGAACAGATCCTGGCAGCTGCATTTGGCCCTGGCCTCACGATAGAAACTTTAAAGATGCGGTATGTTTAA
- a CDS encoding UbiA family prenyltransferase, whose product MRIPFSFFLMPLFLFALSQAESVLVSETIWSFLIIHLLVYPASNGYNSFVDQDEESIGGLEKPPKPTIYLFYVTLALDFTAVLLAVLLVNKAFAVCLCLYIIASRAYSSRMIRLKKYPVAGFLVVMFFQGAFTYYMATVAITGSIPEVSEAHIFVWLGCSFQIAGAYPLTQIYQHQQDLKDGVVTLSYKLGYIGTFCFTALMFLLCNVFYFLYFSSKGNGMIFYILQLFFLPVIVYFGYWFYMVIQSHSHASFKNTMRMNRIAALCMNSCFVVLIIISQFL is encoded by the coding sequence TTGAGAATACCATTCTCGTTTTTTCTGATGCCATTGTTTTTGTTTGCATTAAGTCAGGCAGAATCCGTGCTGGTATCCGAAACCATCTGGTCATTTCTGATCATTCACCTGCTGGTATATCCTGCCAGTAACGGATACAATAGTTTTGTGGATCAGGATGAAGAGAGTATCGGTGGCCTGGAAAAACCACCCAAGCCGACCATCTATCTTTTTTATGTAACCCTGGCGTTGGATTTTACAGCAGTACTGCTGGCTGTTCTGCTGGTCAATAAGGCTTTTGCAGTTTGTCTTTGTCTGTATATCATTGCTTCGCGTGCGTACAGTTCGCGGATGATCAGGTTAAAGAAGTATCCTGTTGCCGGATTTCTGGTGGTCATGTTTTTCCAGGGTGCTTTTACGTACTACATGGCAACCGTGGCAATTACAGGCAGCATCCCCGAGGTATCCGAAGCTCATATTTTCGTCTGGCTCGGATGTTCCTTTCAAATCGCCGGAGCGTATCCGCTCACGCAGATCTACCAGCACCAGCAGGATCTGAAAGATGGTGTGGTAACCCTTAGTTATAAACTTGGTTACATCGGTACCTTCTGTTTTACTGCACTGATGTTTCTGTTATGTAATGTTTTTTACTTTTTATACTTCAGCAGTAAAGGAAATGGAATGATTTTTTATATCCTCCAGCTGTTCTTTTTGCCGGTCATTGTTTATTTTGGATATTGGTTTTACATGGTGATCCAAAGTCATAGCCATGCCAGTTTTAAAAATACAATGCGTATGAACCGTATTGCCGCGCTTTGCATGAATAGTTGTTTTGTAGTACTAATCATTATCAGTCAGTTCCTTTGA
- a CDS encoding EamA family transporter encodes MVLQDSKTPSTFMIILAYAIVYIVWGSTYFFIQKALSGFPPFLLGAFRFIAAGILLMGWSVIQGEKILVGKKIIPSAITGFLLLFVGNGIVIWVEQFLPSAMVAILISSAPLWFVLLDKPKWQENLNNKLAILGLVIGFGGVILLFSERVTSAMHSINSGRDLFAMGLILFSAAAWAGGSLYAKYNASNTSPTVNTSWQMMTAGVAFIPGLFISGELSSFDISAVPLNAWLSVLYLVIFGSIVAFSSYVWLIKVQPATKVSTYAYVNPVVAVLLGILFGGESISLTQISGLIIILGSVLLINFDKYRSPVKTTSASA; translated from the coding sequence ATGGTTTTACAAGACAGCAAAACGCCTTCCACATTCATGATCATACTGGCATACGCCATTGTGTACATCGTATGGGGCTCCACTTACTTCTTCATACAGAAAGCCTTGTCGGGGTTTCCTCCTTTTCTGCTCGGTGCGTTCCGGTTTATCGCGGCAGGTATACTGCTGATGGGATGGTCGGTCATACAGGGAGAAAAAATTCTGGTGGGAAAGAAAATCATCCCTTCTGCTATTACGGGCTTTCTTCTCTTATTTGTGGGGAACGGGATTGTGATCTGGGTAGAACAATTTCTGCCAAGTGCCATGGTTGCCATTCTGATCTCGTCGGCACCGCTCTGGTTTGTACTGCTTGACAAACCAAAATGGCAGGAAAATCTGAACAACAAACTGGCGATTCTGGGTCTTGTTATTGGTTTTGGTGGCGTGATTTTACTTTTTTCCGAAAGGGTCACCAGTGCCATGCACTCCATCAACAGCGGCCGGGATCTATTTGCCATGGGGCTGATACTGTTCAGTGCGGCAGCCTGGGCAGGAGGCTCTTTGTATGCCAAATACAACGCCAGTAATACTTCCCCCACTGTAAATACTTCCTGGCAAATGATGACCGCAGGTGTTGCTTTTATCCCCGGGCTCTTTATCTCCGGCGAATTATCCTCGTTTGATATCTCCGCGGTTCCCTTGAACGCCTGGCTATCGGTTTTGTACCTGGTTATTTTTGGATCCATTGTGGCCTTCAGCTCTTATGTATGGCTCATTAAAGTGCAGCCTGCCACCAAGGTAAGTACCTATGCATACGTTAACCCTGTGGTTGCCGTACTTTTGGGTATTTTGTTTGGCGGTGAAAGTATTTCGCTTACCCAGATATCGGGGCTGATCATCATCCTGGGCAGTGTACTGCTCATCAATTTTGACAAATACCGAAGCCCTGTAAAAACGACTTCAGCTTCGGCATAA
- a CDS encoding DUF4136 domain-containing protein produces the protein MKKLVNLMGLLMVMSIPSFAKNRNFQLPAQAQTYNWMYPDMKTSQNPMYNNAFARQRIQRAFDAALGQKGLTRNTQNPDLLLQFHTFTQRVRRNYYGGGGGYGYPMMGWGRWGWGMPFGYYGGGYPYSTTSTNGTLVLDVTDAKTGEVLWQQAITGDVSNFNRLDRQINKGVKKLMKSFPDRQV, from the coding sequence ATGAAAAAGTTAGTGAACCTGATGGGCCTGCTTATGGTGATGAGTATCCCATCGTTTGCAAAAAACAGAAATTTTCAGCTTCCGGCACAGGCTCAGACCTACAACTGGATGTATCCGGACATGAAAACATCTCAAAATCCCATGTACAACAATGCGTTTGCAAGGCAGAGGATACAGCGTGCTTTTGACGCGGCCCTGGGACAAAAAGGTTTGACCAGAAACACCCAGAACCCCGACCTGCTGCTGCAGTTCCATACTTTCACCCAAAGGGTAAGGCGTAATTATTATGGCGGAGGAGGTGGTTATGGCTATCCCATGATGGGCTGGGGACGCTGGGGCTGGGGAATGCCTTTCGGCTATTACGGAGGGGGATATCCTTACAGTACCACCAGCACCAATGGTACGCTCGTACTGGATGTGACCGATGCCAAAACCGGAGAAGTACTGTGGCAGCAGGCCATCACTGGAGATGTCAGTAATTTTAACAGGCTGGACAGGCAGATCAACAAGGGGGTGAAAAAGCTGATGAAAAGCTTCCCCGACCGCCAGGTCTGA